From a single Miscanthus floridulus cultivar M001 chromosome 8, ASM1932011v1, whole genome shotgun sequence genomic region:
- the LOC136472719 gene encoding uncharacterized protein — MAQAQPAGKGRERRVSIEEVAKKLSLWHTPTFRPILTHAELEPILCAAGFVALPPAPAPKQQQDDRERERPGVAWREYAFLGGGNASPAAAAKRRWLGPRPRLPYPRVDGLHLKTYEAFLGAVEAYLGAHRVSNLFHVRLMPVTSPHDRAFDKVFRPMRNCSPEEDGLIVYREGTLDDLTVETCSHHAATGDDFGGHVIPGISCSDLGCLRKVDGNCHEEGCRRGAGAGSHDFFAVHLKDLFPSY, encoded by the exons atggcgcaggCGCAGCCGGCCGGCAAGGGCCGGGAGCGGCGGGTGTCCATCGAGGAGGTGGCGAAGAAGCTGTCGCTGTGGCACACGCCCACGTTCCGGCCCATCCTGACCCACGCCGAGCTGGAGCCCATCCTGTGCGCGGCCGGCTTCGTGGCGCTGCCGCCGGCCCCGGCGCCCAAGCAGCAGCAGGACGACCGCGAGCGCGAGCGGCCCGGGGTGGCGTGGCGCGAGTACGCGTTCCTGGGCGGCGGCAATGcgagcccggcggcggcggccaagcGGCGGTGGCTgggcccgcgcccgcgcctcccgtACCCGCGCGTCGACGGCCTCCACCTCAAGACGTACGAGGCCTTCCTCGGCGCCGTCGAGGCCTACCTCGGCGCCCACCGCGTCTCCAACCTCTTCCACGTCAG GCTGATGCCCGTGACGAGCCCGCACGACCGGGCGTTCGACAAGGTGTTCCGGCCGATGCGGAACTGCAGCCCGGAGGAGGACGGGCTCATCGTGTACCGGGAGGGCACCCTGGACGACCTCACCGTGGAGACGTGCAGCCACCACGCCGCCACCGGGGACGACTTCGGCGGCCATGTCATCCCGGGGATCAGCTGCAGCGACCTCGGCTGCCTCCGCAAGGTGGACGGCAACTGCCACGAGGAGGGCTGCCGCCGCGGCGCTGGCGCTGGCAGCCATGACTTCTTCGCCGTCCACCTCAAGGATCTCTTCCCCAGCTACTGA
- the LOC136472720 gene encoding heavy metal-associated isoprenylated plant protein 44-like produces MESTELKVEMVALHEKRVRKCLSKVKGIERVEVEASLQKVVVTGCVNRSKILKALRRVGLRAEPWSPRNELLSAYATTTLMFNNSYAFF; encoded by the exons ATGGAG AGCACGGAGCTGAAAGTGGAGATGGTGGCATTGCATGAGAAGCGGGTACGCAAATGCCTGTCCAAAGTGAAAG GGATCGAGCGGGTGGAGGTGGAGGCGAGCCTGCAGAAGGTGGTGGTGACGGGGTGCGTGAACCGGAGCAAGATCCTCAAGGCGCTCCGCCGGGTGGGGCTCCGCGCCGAGCCATGGTCGCCGCGCAACGAGCTGCTCAGCGCTTACGCCACCACCACCCTCATGTTCAACAACTCCTACGCCTTCTTCTGA